The following are encoded in a window of Narcine bancroftii isolate sNarBan1 chromosome 2, sNarBan1.hap1, whole genome shotgun sequence genomic DNA:
- the cox6c gene encoding cytochrome c oxidase subunit 6C yields the protein MSASALAKPAMRGLLAKRLRFHLAVAFTLAFAAAGSFKFLVGDARKKAYADFYKKYDAMKEFETMREAGIFESVKPKKGSN from the exons ATGTCTGCCTCCGCGCTTGCCAAACCTGCCATGAGGGGCCTGTTGGCCAAACGTCTGCGATTTCATCTGGCTGTGGCTTTTACTCTAGCTTTTGCGGCAGCTGGTAGCTTCAAG TTTTTAGTTGGTGACGCCAGGAAGAAAGCATATGCTGACTTCTACAAGAAATATGATGCCATGAAGGAGTTTGAAACCATGAGGGAAGCTGGTATATTTGAAAGTGTGAAACCAAAGAAGGGAAGCAATTAA